CTCGGAGTTGCCGAGCAGGGTGTTGTCGATGTCGCTGCAGAAAAGACGGATGGATTCAGTGCTCATGGTTTTATCAGGGGACTTGGATTAATCGCCGTCGTTCCACGGTTCTTCCCATTCGGTGTCGTTGAGGGCCTTCGGCATCGGCCGGCCCTCGACGAGGCTGATGAGTTGCTGCGCGATGCCGGTCCAGGTGAACAGGCTGCGGGCCTTGTGCGCGCCCATGCGTGAAAGGCGGTTCCAGATTTTGGGATGACAGAACGGTTTCAGCATCATGATGCCGAGGTCTTCCTTGTCGAACGGGTCGCCGAAGAGCGCGTGGCGGCCGAAGGTGACGGCGCGGAAAAGTCCGCCGTGAATCGTGACAACGGTTGGGCAACCGCAGGCCATCGATTCGATGGCGGTCATGCCAAACGGTTCGTAACGACTGCTCAACACGAAGAGATCGGCGGCGCGGTAGTAGTCGGCGAGATCTTCGTTGGCGATGTGACCGGCGAACTTCACGCGCTTGGTGAGGCCGAGTTTTTTGGTGAGAGCCTTGAGATCGGCCAGGATGCGTTTTTCCTGAGCGTCCATGCGTGTGCCGCCGACTGCCAGGTGGAGGATGATCTCGGGCGATCGTTTGGCGACGACCGCGAATGCTTTGATGAGGAGATCGTAGCCCTTGTTGGTCGCAAGCCGGCCGAGAGCGAGGATGGTGGGCTTGTTGAATTTGAGCCGGCGCCGGATCATTTGCCGCGAGGCTTCGCTCACGGGATAGAAGCGGTTGTCGTCGTAACCCGGTGGGATCATGTGCACGCGCTCGGTGGGAATACCGTAGTCGGTGGTGACCATGTCGAGCTGCGGCGGAGTGGTGGCGACAACGAGATCGCAGGTGCGGTAGAGAATCGTCTCATGTTGGATGCGCTCGCTGAAGTTGAACTCCTTCTCAAACGACGCGGCTTTTTCCGGGTAGTCGGTCTCCATCTGTTGTTTTTTCCAGAGACCGAGCGAATGAGGAGTGTGCACGTGCGGGATGCTCAGCGCCTCGGAGAGACGCTGGCCGGCGACACCGGCATCCCAGTAATGGGAGTTGATGAACTGGTAGGTGAGCCGGTTCTTTTTGATGAAACGCAGGGCGTTTTCGCACCACTCCATCAGATGGCGATGAAGGTATTCCTTGGGGATGAATTCATAGCCTCCGCAATTGGCGCGGATGACGCGGACGCGTGAGTTGACGATGTCGATCTCGGGCTGGCCCTCGAAGCGACGGGTCCAGATGTCGACCTCGTGGCCGAGCTGGGCCAGTTTTTTTGCGAGCTCGATGACATAGACGACTTGACCGCCGGTATCTGCCGCGCCGAGAGGAGGATTGGCCGCGACATAACCATGGGTTGAAACCATGGCGATGCGCGGACGTTTTTTATCGGTATGTAACGTAGCCATGAGTTCGAGTTTTTAAACCCACGGCGGGATGTGCAAGTCACGATGAAAGCAGCCGGTAATTTGTAGTTGAAATAAAACTACAAATCGCGGTTTTTTACCACCGGAGGAAATTGGTTTTGGGGGATTCCCCCAAATTTAAAAAAGCCTGGCGAGAAGCCTCAATTGACGGCCGGGGCGAGCCAGGTTCGCAGCGTTTTTTTGGAATCGGCGGGATGCGTCAGCAGAAAAAAATGGTCGGCGCCGGCGATGACCACGCCCTGATAACGCGCGGAGCGGGCGGTGAGTGATTTTGAATACGCGGCGAAGCCACCGTCCTTGACGTAGTATTCCTGTGCGCCCACGAGAAAACCGGCGCGTGCGGTTTTCGGCCAGGCGCGGTAGGCGTCGTCCGGCGGATACGCGGCCATCACGACGAGTTGTTGGTATCCGGCGGGATTGGCGGCGTAGACGCGCGTGGCCCCGAAACCTCCGGCGGAGAGCCCGACGAGCGAGGGCTTGGCCAGCGGATGTTTAAAGCGGACGGCGGCGGCGGCGAGGCATTCGCGTAAATAGGCGGCGGAGATTTCGGAGGGATCGATGCCGTAGGACGGGCAGAGGATGATGTGGTCGGGGAACCACTCGGCGAGCTGGTGTTGATACCAGATAAAACTGCCGCCGTAGCCGTGGAGAAAAAGAATGACGGGCGTCTGGGCGTTGCTTTGACGCGGCTGGTAAAGCAGCGCGAGGCCCTGGCGCGGGCGCGTCTCGGACAGGCAGTAATCGAGGGTGGAGGGAACGTTTTTAAAAACCGGACTGGCGGCGATCGCGGCGTAACGACGAGCGACGAGTTCGCTGAGTTTATCGGCATCGGCACCCGACATTCCGAAAACGGAGGACTGCGACAATGCGAGATTCACCAAGGCCGATTCCGGGAGGCGGCCGACACTGGCGCGCAGCATGGGCAGATATGGAGCCACTTCGGGCGTGGCCGAGGCGGGCGGCGCGGCATTGCGGGTGGGCCACGTGAGCTTGGTCACGGATTGCGCATGCAGACCGGACGACAAGAAGACGGCGAACACGCAGCCGGTAATGATGAGCCGGTAAATGCTGCGGATCGACGTAAGCATGATTGAATGACGCGGCGAAAAACCTTCGATGTTAATTGCTGTGCAGTGCGCGCAGCATGAGTTCGCGCAGGCGGTCGGGCTCGGTGGCGGACGTCTTGGCGACGAAGCCGCGGGCGTGGGCGAAGTGGACATCGGACTCGTTGGCGATGCGCGTGAAATCGAGGCGCGCGTTGTCACGATGACGGGCGAGCCCGTAACCGGTGTTGCGACGATCGGGCGAAATCAGGCCGATCACGCGATCACCCAAGCCGCGGCTTTCGACGTAACGCTCGATGGCGGCCGAGGGATCTTCGGGCATCGGGTCGGTGCGCGGGAGAAAAAGAACGGCGGGTGATCCGGGGACATCGTCGAGGGTCCACAGTTGGGCCGTGCGGGCGATGAAATCGAGACGCTCACGGAGTGAACGCACGTAAGTGAGAATATCCTCGCCGATCAGGCGCATCATTTCCCAGAGCGGTTCGCCGGGCTGCAGACGGGTGGTCTGGGCAAAGCGGCGCAGGAGGGTGCCGTCGATGGGGGAGTTGAGCTTGCCGATGACGTTGCGCTCCACACCGAGCCAACGCGCGGTGTCCATGGGACCGCGGCAGTCGAACCACTCGGCGGGTTCGAGCCAGTCGCAAAACTGGCGGGCATCCTCGTAGAGCCCCAGGTGGCGAAGCACGAGTGAGAGCGAGCACGTCGGAACGTGGTCGCGAGGGAGTTGGTGGTGATCGAAATTATTAAGCGCGGGATCGTGGCTGTGGCCGACATCGATCACCGCGATGGTGGAATCGGCGAGATCGGCGGGTGCAGGCTCGCGACGCACGATGGGCACGGGTTGCTCGGCGAGCAGCACGCAGCAGGCGAGGAACTCGTCTTTATGGGCGCCGCCAGGGTGCGTGAGAATCGTGGAAAACGGAGTGAAGGAAGACATCTAGGGAGCGAACGTAACCGCATGTGCAGTCGCCGCAACCTCGCAAGGCTGCACGCCGCGGAGTTTTCAGATCGCGGTGGACGACACTGAAGCCGTCGTGCAAAACGAAGCCTCCCCATGAAGCGACCCGACCTGCAGGCTGAAGTGCAACAATTGTTCGATGACCTTGTCGCCGCGAACGAAGAGCGTGGCTTGCAGGCGGCGGTGTATCTGCGCGGCGAACTCGTGGTCGATGCTTTCGCGGGTCTGGCTGATTCCGCGCGTGGCACGCGGGTGACAAGCGATACGTTGTTCCCGATTTTTTCCTGCGGGAAAGGTGTCACCGCGACGCTGATACACCGGTTGGTGGAGCGTGGTGTGCTCGCCTATGATCTGCCGATTGCGAGCGTGTGGCCGGAATTTGCGGTCAACGGCAAGGCGGGCGTGACCTTGAAGCAGGTTCTCAATCATACGGCGGGCCTTCATCTGCTGGAGCCGACGCGGGACCGCTCGAAAGCGTGTGATTGGGCGGCGATGTGCAGCGAGATGGCGGCCATGAAGCCGGCGTGGGAGCCGGGTTCGCGACGGGAATATCACGCGATCACACAGGGATGGATTCTGGGCGAAGCGGCGTGCCGGGCGACCGGCCGGACGTTTGAGCAACTACTTGAAGAGGAGATCCGGGCTCCATTGGGATTGAAAAACATGTTCATCGGAATTTCCGCTGCGGTGGAGCCACGCGTGGCGGTGCTGGAGGAAGTCGGGCCGGCGCAGGAATTCCCCGAGGTGGATATTCCGCAGTCGATCCCCAACTGGGTGCAGCCACTCTATGCGTGGATGAATCGATCGGATGTGCGTCAGGCCTGCATCCCTGCGTCGAATGGCATCATGACCGCGCATGATCTGGCCCGGCATTACGCGGCGTTATGTCCGAGTGGTGTGGACGGCGTGGAGCTGTTGCCCGCCGGGCGTGTGGCGAAAGCCATCGAGGAAGTGGATCCGCTTATTCCCACGACGATGGGACCGTGTGGACTCGGTTATGGATTGGGCGGTGTGGGATCGGTGATGGGAGATCGTCCGGTGTGCTTTGGACATGGCGGACATGGAGGCACGGTGGGGTTTGCCGATCTTGATCACGGACTGGCCGTGGGTTTTGCGCGCAACCGG
This window of the Rariglobus hedericola genome carries:
- a CDS encoding glycosyltransferase family 4 protein — protein: MATLHTDKKRPRIAMVSTHGYVAANPPLGAADTGGQVVYVIELAKKLAQLGHEVDIWTRRFEGQPEIDIVNSRVRVIRANCGGYEFIPKEYLHRHLMEWCENALRFIKKNRLTYQFINSHYWDAGVAGQRLSEALSIPHVHTPHSLGLWKKQQMETDYPEKAASFEKEFNFSERIQHETILYRTCDLVVATTPPQLDMVTTDYGIPTERVHMIPPGYDDNRFYPVSEASRQMIRRRLKFNKPTILALGRLATNKGYDLLIKAFAVVAKRSPEIILHLAVGGTRMDAQEKRILADLKALTKKLGLTKRVKFAGHIANEDLADYYRAADLFVLSSRYEPFGMTAIESMACGCPTVVTIHGGLFRAVTFGRHALFGDPFDKEDLGIMMLKPFCHPKIWNRLSRMGAHKARSLFTWTGIAQQLISLVEGRPMPKALNDTEWEEPWNDGD
- a CDS encoding alpha/beta fold hydrolase; this encodes MLTSIRSIYRLIITGCVFAVFLSSGLHAQSVTKLTWPTRNAAPPASATPEVAPYLPMLRASVGRLPESALVNLALSQSSVFGMSGADADKLSELVARRYAAIAASPVFKNVPSTLDYCLSETRPRQGLALLYQPRQSNAQTPVILFLHGYGGSFIWYQHQLAEWFPDHIILCPSYGIDPSEISAAYLRECLAAAAVRFKHPLAKPSLVGLSAGGFGATRVYAANPAGYQQLVVMAAYPPDDAYRAWPKTARAGFLVGAQEYYVKDGGFAAYSKSLTARSARYQGVVIAGADHFFLLTHPADSKKTLRTWLAPAVN
- a CDS encoding MYG1 family protein, which encodes MSSFTPFSTILTHPGGAHKDEFLACCVLLAEQPVPIVRREPAPADLADSTIAVIDVGHSHDPALNNFDHHQLPRDHVPTCSLSLVLRHLGLYEDARQFCDWLEPAEWFDCRGPMDTARWLGVERNVIGKLNSPIDGTLLRRFAQTTRLQPGEPLWEMMRLIGEDILTYVRSLRERLDFIARTAQLWTLDDVPGSPAVLFLPRTDPMPEDPSAAIERYVESRGLGDRVIGLISPDRRNTGYGLARHRDNARLDFTRIANESDVHFAHARGFVAKTSATEPDRLRELMLRALHSN
- a CDS encoding serine hydrolase domain-containing protein, giving the protein MKRPDLQAEVQQLFDDLVAANEERGLQAAVYLRGELVVDAFAGLADSARGTRVTSDTLFPIFSCGKGVTATLIHRLVERGVLAYDLPIASVWPEFAVNGKAGVTLKQVLNHTAGLHLLEPTRDRSKACDWAAMCSEMAAMKPAWEPGSRREYHAITQGWILGEAACRATGRTFEQLLEEEIRAPLGLKNMFIGISAAVEPRVAVLEEVGPAQEFPEVDIPQSIPNWVQPLYAWMNRSDVRQACIPASNGIMTAHDLARHYAALCPSGVDGVELLPAGRVAKAIEEVDPLIPTTMGPCGLGYGLGGVGSVMGDRPVCFGHGGHGGTVGFADLDHGLAVGFARNRLRDPSGVNTARLLMECVRRHLTE